Proteins encoded together in one Chitinophaga varians window:
- a CDS encoding 3'-5' exonuclease produces MPSLLLKRPLAVIDLETTGTNVATDRIIEIAIIKVFPDKTTQSKVKRINPGMPIPAGSTAIHGIKDEDVKDAPTFKQAANELKMFLENCDLAGYNSNRFDIPLLVEEFLRTGMEFDVSKRRFVDVQRIFHLMEKRTLAAAYKFYCDKQLENAHSAEADALATYEILEAQLGRYENLQQDIDGLADFTKEEEYIDFARRIVMQGGQEVFNFGKYKGRPVKEVLKAEPQYYDWMMKADFPLNTKQKLSEIYHNMMLKKL; encoded by the coding sequence ATGCCTTCTTTGCTCCTCAAAAGGCCATTGGCCGTAATTGATCTGGAAACGACGGGTACGAACGTGGCCACAGACCGTATCATTGAAATCGCTATTATCAAAGTATTTCCTGATAAAACCACCCAGTCAAAAGTAAAACGCATCAACCCCGGAATGCCTATCCCGGCCGGATCTACCGCCATCCATGGTATTAAGGACGAAGACGTGAAAGACGCCCCTACCTTCAAACAGGCGGCCAACGAACTGAAGATGTTCCTCGAAAACTGTGACCTGGCAGGCTATAACAGCAACCGCTTCGATATCCCCCTGCTGGTGGAAGAATTCCTCCGCACCGGTATGGAGTTTGACGTGTCTAAACGCCGCTTTGTGGACGTACAGCGTATTTTCCACCTCATGGAAAAAAGAACGCTGGCCGCCGCCTATAAATTCTACTGTGACAAACAGCTGGAGAATGCACACAGCGCCGAAGCAGACGCGCTGGCCACTTACGAGATACTGGAAGCCCAGCTCGGCCGTTACGAAAACCTGCAACAGGACATCGACGGACTGGCAGACTTCACCAAAGAGGAAGAATATATCGACTTCGCCCGCCGTATTGTGATGCAGGGAGGACAGGAAGTATTCAACTTCGGCAAATACAAAGGACGCCCTGTAAAAGAGGTGCTGAAGGCTGAGCCTCAATACTATGACTGGATGATGAAAGCTGATTTTCCGCTCAATACCAAGCAGAAACTGTCAGAAATCTATCACAATATGATGTTAAAAAAACTGTAA